The window CCCAGCGAGGTCAAAAAATAAGGAAATCTGTATTTAtacagaaaagagaaaaaaaaaaatcacatctctGATCAAGCTGAACGCCCCATGTAGTACGGAAATGTCATTTCAAGTAAGGGGTCGTTTAGAAACGTCCGTGGCAAACACTACAGGATCACTGCACTGGTTCTTTGAACTCTCTGAAGGTCATCTGAAGGCTGTAAAACTCAAAACATATGCCTCCATAAAACTAACCATATCATAAACTCTGCTTCCTTCACCTGAATTACCCAGATCCCCACAGCGGGAGGGAACCCAAGACACGTCACTGTGGTTCTAGAATGTTTGCCCAGTTCTGTACACCAGGTTTCGAAATCTAGTAGTACAGAGTCAATAAACCTTTCCAATTTATAGAAACTAATGAAGATGAGAAACTTTATAGTTCAAAATTGAACTTTAAAACAGAGTCTCCATATACTGTTATGTGCTGTATATATGTGATATTGCCAAAAACAAGtccttgaaaatgtaaaatcaaataaatgaataaatagctacacacacacaacaaaaacgTGTAAAAGTAATTTGTCTGTCTGCCAGTGAAGGAACAGGAAAAGTGTTGAAGAGTATTGCTTGCTCAAGTATTGCTTGAGTAGTGCTTGCTttttgttcaaccaaaaatttaaattctgcttccaacacttgaaaaaataaaggtgctcaaaaggttctttacgGCGATGTCATAGAACACCCATCCTCAATAAGTGGACCGTGGGCCGGATCCGGACCTTTACTTCGTTCCATCCGGACCACGAGAcatataaaccatttaaaaaatgtattatttcagttgtttaaattgagccgCGCCTCTACACAATGGAGAATCACATCACACTCTCTCTCatgaacatttatgtaattgatcTTTTGCCGCTATATCCTCTAATATCTTTATCTAGAGCTAAACACGCTTATTTTAAGCGCGCTGCTTCTTTCTGCCAAAGACGCGCTGCTTCTTTCTGCCAAAGACGCGCAGCATGAAAAGCAGCAGATACGTTTTAACAACAGTAGTGCAGACACGCAGAGCaggtaaatggacacacaacagtaaacaaaatgcatcaattttaaagtatttgtatCTGTCAGTCCGTTTACTGTTTGTTGTATGTTTCCAACCTTTCGtccagatttgtgatattttatgaaccataacgtttttatccacatttagcattagcattattgatcagcatgttaacatttgtgaccctgtgaaaacccaggctaAAGACTCATTAACTAATTAACTGTTAGATAACAAACATAAAAGATGAATTTCAAAGATTCAATCCCATCTTTAAAATGGCAatattcagtcaatattgaagatttgttgttatacattttcacagaatattctttcTGTTGGATGCTTCtgtgtagaaaacagtaaaaattcTTTTGCTGGGTTTTAACAAGCAGGTCACATTTTGCAATGAACAACGTTCTAAttgagaaattatttaaagatagaaGTGGTTCTGGTATGAATGGCTTGGTAAGGCTAATTTAGTATGTGACTTTGTTTCAGGTTATTAGGAGagtattttaattgttaaattacatttgttgtttgtatgATGTCAGTAGCTTTTTCATTTACCAATATTAATTATCAGTTGAAAAGTGGAtgtcaaaatattaaacaaacggcctgataaaatataatatatatatacacacacacacacacatatacatatatccATGTTGGCTTAatagattaaatatttattatttgttattttaaaaaaacatgttgtctGGACCCCTGTTTGGAAGACAATAAAAATACTGGACCActtggaactttaattgaatacccctgccatagaagaaccatttttggttccacaaacaACCATtctgtcaaaggttctttaaagaactatCTCTTTCTTCGTTTTTTATTATCTAAAAAGGACCTTTTCtagccacaaagaacctttagtaaaacagaaaggttcttcagatgttaaagattctttatggaaccaaaaggttctactatggcatcgaagaaccatTAGAAGCAGCttctttttaagagtgtatgttAAGACAATGCTAGTTATTTTGCTTCCCACCCTCTAAGTTTCAATTGTATTATGTTCCCTGATATGACACTGGTCCCTTAAAAGATTATTTTCCATCGATTCTCTGCCAGGTCTAGCCAAAGTGTGATGCTTAGGGTTGGGGTTTGTTGACATCCCTAACCCCAAGCATGAGCAAAATATTAGTAATGCTTGCCTTATCAAGCACAACTATAAAGGGTGATTTGAGATCATACCGtacaaaaattcacatttaaaccAGGGTTATTCATATTAGTATTGTTAAAAGATAATAATACTCTACACACTGACCAAGCAAACTTcacaactacaaaaaaagttGTCTGTCCAGATATAATTGTGTGCACTATTTAGATTGCTGAGGATGCCGTTAGTTTAGTCAGTGAGTACAGTTTAATCAACATGGGTCTTTTCAACAGCACACAAATGCTCACTGAatgttatttagatttttacttcAACGTCTATAGAAAGCTGAAAATCTGCAAGTGCATTCATGTGCTGTGAACAGAGCTCAAAATGTAAATGGTGTTTCTGAGTAAAATTAGTAGCCCACATACCAGCAGCTGGAATAAGTCTGTGACTTTCACCTTGGTAGCAGCTGGAACCTCCATCTCTGCTTTCTTTTCGGTCTTAGCTACcacaaaaaggagaaaaaatTAGCCATTTTGTCAAACTCTTACCATGTGTATGGACGATTCAATGATGGACCTACTGTAAGTTCCTAATAACATGCAATCACTCAGTTTAACCAAGTGTCAAAGtcaaacattacattattaaatcTGCGTGACATGGACATGACATCATTTATCAGGAAAAAATGTACTCATGTATATTCTTTTATGcaattattctctttctctgACTTACAGATGATGTCTGGTGCAATCATATAATCTGTGAACTCATCTTCTTTCTCGTATTGTTCAAACTTGGCAAGAGAGCGTTTGTGGCTGGCTTGCAAGATGTCATTCAAGATGTCTAGTTTCCGCAGGTGTCGACAGAGAGCGTGAGTGCGGATTGCTTCTTCGTTTCCCATGATGGCCCGCTGCAAATGAGCTTTAcctaacataaacaaacaagaaaatgaGTTCAATAGGCTAAAGTGGAATAACTTGAGGATCAGTaaattttgtcatatttttgaaTTTAGGGTGAACTAATCCTTTCAGCACCTGAATAATACAAGCAGATCTTTAAATGAGAGAGTTCAGCTGTGttaaacatacatgtgtatgtgtctcTCACCTATTCTCCGCCTCTCATCCTTATTTTTCAGGATGTCCAGAGGGGAAGGTCCATCTGGCATGGCGTCATGGAGTTGAGACAGAGCCTTCTCTTGTTTGTCCTCATCATCACTGGCGGCCacttcaaacacaaacacaaaatgtttacattgcattattttgcttcgtattttttgcatttagaacatataatgtcatgtaatataatgtaatgtatgtgCATTCCATTAAGTTTGATTTCAATCCACTGATACCATCTACATGTAATGAGGTTAGGACTTTATTTATGTATCCTTCTGTGCATTTCTGTGTGTTGAGTCAAAGCTAGCTCATCAATAGCTAAAGCTGTGCCTGTCATGGAGacgtaaaaacacaaaaggagtgAAAGGAAGGGAGATGGAAAATAAGAGACAGAGGGAGTTTCTGTTTAAAGAACGAGAATGTTACATAATCCCATTTGTTCTGGCATAGTCTCTCACCAGCCTGTCAAAAGTAGACCGGGATCTTGAAACTTCCCTGCCTTTCTCACTcacttttaacttaaaaaaaaacatctttgaagAAAAAGTCAACTAAAGAGCTGATATTTAAACCCGTTTTAACTACCCAGAGgaaaaggaaacagtttatatAAATGAGATACAAAGGGGGCCTTTAAAGGTTTCAGTGGGCCATCGGCCAATTGGAGACAGGCAGAGGCCGCGATCGACTGCTAGACTTACGCTGGTGGTCCAGCAGAGCGGTGGAGACAAAGTAGTGGGCCAGAGCACTGTAGTGACTGGTCTTGAGCTGACACATGGTGGACCAGAAGAATGGCACATTGTTCTTAATGGGGTTCTGGATCATGCACTGGTAAACTTGACTGTAGGTCTCTGCCACCTGAGAACAGAAAAGAGTAAATGTCACAACCACTCGAACTCCGGACAGAGGTGTAAATGTAGGAGGAGGTTTGAAACAACCACATACTGACAGCATCAACAGGTCATGTATTTGTATGCAGATGTCACTCATACTGACACACAAGACAGAGTATCTATACTCATGAAAAGAAGCCTCATGTAGCAATAATTGTGAGATatgcacaaaaaacattgtttgaaaacagtaaataaaatatacagtacctTGGCTGCCTCCTGGGCCATTTTAATCAGGCTGAAGAACTCATTTCGGATTCCTGGCAGAATGATGAGCTCAAACAGACACTCCTGCGCCTGTGCCAGCATTTTCCGAATCAGCATGCTTAACATAGCAGGACTCATATCATAGCTGGGCGTGTGTGTAAATGTCTCCTTTAGGTAGTGCAGCACACCTGCATTACAACATTCGGAAAGTCAAACAACTAGATTTTAGAACTGAAAGGATCCTATGTATTAATAAAGCGAAGTCTACACTTATATTTGCATTCCCTTGCAGTCAAATGCATGGCCATAAGTAAGCAAACGCacaaatatgcatttatatattaGGCAGACTCGAATTGACTTACAATGCAATACAGGCTGTAGAATTTATCAGTATGTGCTAAAAAACACATGACCTTTATGCTCTTAATGCAATGTACAGGAacacttaaaacacatttagatTTAGACAAAGCTTGACACAAAAGCATCGTGGGATCTGGTGGTGATGCTGCCTTGAGAACATAAGACCCATTGGGGATAAGGTGTGGGTTTTGTGCATTGAAGTTCCCCCACACCAGACTCACAAACTTGTCTTTTTGTGCATAAGGCCTTTTCATGGTGGAACAGAAAAGCTATGCCCGTTTCAACATGCTTGTCTATGTCTTGGCCATGTCAATCTGTGCAGTCGGACAATGTGACTGTTGACTATATATTACACAGATATGTCCAGCACTATTTGGCTTATGTCCAAAAGCATCAGCATTTCCTTCCTGCTTTTATGGAGAGCCCACACAAATATGCAGGTCTAAAAAATAACacttgtgtgactgtgtgtcAATCGATCATCTTAGTCATGGCCCTTCGTTTCAGTGGATATCTCAAAACATCATCTGTGATGGAAGAACACAGGGTTGGCTGTAATAACAGCAATGAGAGTTTATGAAAAGCCAGCCTAATCACTCTTTTCGTCACTGTTATAGCAAGGAGACTAAAATCAACACAGCCACCGAGTTCCCATCAGCTGGGACAAATATACTTTCAGGGGGAAGACTTGCGCCATGGTTACAATTTCCGATCCAATGTTTTTAAAGCCCACTCTTACACCACCTTATCTAAACTAGAGAATCTagtcatgctttcatcaccagcagggtggattactgtaatggactccttacaggtcatcccaaaaagaccattagacagcagcagctcatacagaacgctgctgccaggattctgaccagaaccaaaaaatctgagcatatcactccaatcctcaggtccttacactggttaccagttacttttagaatcaacttcaaagtattattgtctataaatcacttaatggtctaggaccaaaatacatctcagatatgctcattgaatataaaccaaacagacttctcagatcatcaggatcaagtcagttagagataacaagggttcattcaaaacagggcgagtcagcgtttagccattacgccacccgtagctggaacctgcttccagaagacatcagatgttcatcaACAGTAGCTacatttaaatccagattaaaaacacacttgtttagctgtgcattcacaacctgagcactgtgctggtttacatcaactgcacttctatttcaaatttattttattttgctcttaatctttttatatatacactcacatttttttaatcaattttattgctgttttattgtttcttaaaatctaaagtatttgtgatcttaaatcatttgcattttaaagatacgttttatttgtttctgtcaatcattttatgtaaagcactttgaattgcccttgtgtatgaaatgtgctatataaataaacttgccttgccttgcctaaacaaataaaacccaaACGGATAGTCTGTTCTCTTGAGACAAATTGCACAGCAGCGAGAAAAACTTCTGATACGCTTTCAAGTTTCAGATACTTCTGAATTGTCTAAACACATATAGACCTATCTATATAAAGTGTCAACACCTCTCACCTGCAGATTTTTGGAAAGCAGTGATAGCTTCCTCGAGTCCAGCTTGTGTTTGTCTGTTGGCACGAGTGCCAATCTGTGAATAGAGAGCTGCCATATTGAAGACCACGCTGGCTTTCTCCAGAGAGATGTTTTGCTGGCATACAGGCACGCCAGTGAAACAGTCATACctatacacacataaacacttaGTTTTAAGAGATTTCTTTTTGAGGATTTGGTTGCATAAGTAACCGTTATATTCAGATAAAATTCAGTTAATCCTGTTAGGCCTAATGACGTAATCCTGTTGTATCTGCTTTTCTAGGATatacaaaatgttgtatttattaacatagaTCATAGGAAAACCTCACAGCCTAGTCAGACCAGTTATGTATTTCCACTGAATGAGTTGTGGTGTTTACTGCTGTAATAACTCAAGACTAGTGGTATTTATGCTGGTGCAAGTAAGCGGGCACCTACCATGTGAAGAAAATGCCAAGCTGACGCGTAGGGGAGAAGAACCGAGTCTCCAAGAAGGAAAGTTGACTTAAGTACTTGGCGAGCAATTCTACACCAGCATCATTGCGACTGGGGGTCCGGCATGCCTGAAACACCCACATTTATAACAGAACATTCAAAAGGACAGCTTCCATTTTTAAGTATATGCATTTGTACTTCTACTGTTTATAGATGATCTACTGTTCTTATTTACAATATGCTTACTGTACACACAGCCCCTTGGAGCAATGTGGGACAATGACTCAGCCAGTATCGGGTTTTGTAAACATACGGATGCCACAGTAACACTATACCTGTCTCAGGTCTATCAGATCATCTATCTGATCTTGAAAGTTGGTGCCGTCCTCACTGTAGTGCTCCAGAATAAAGTCCTGTCGAAGTAAAGCATTTCATTCGGTCATTGTTATGTCAACAGAAACACAATAACCCCATACAGTCACACATTCACAGGCCTGTTCTTCTTGTTAAACCTGTCTGCAGCCTGAGTAACAAAGATTCACTAGCATGTCTGTCAATGACACGGTGTTATTACAGTGAAGCTCAATGACACGctgaaaacaaaccaaacatatTTGAAGCAAACACATCACCTTACATGCCTCAACAAACATCTCAAAACCCACATCTTGAGGAAATAATATGCATTAATATAACTAgggaactatacctttaaaacaGCAAATAAGTTTTATTGACTATTTGGCTTCCTCGATTACAAAGTGACATACTTTCTCTTTTCACTTAGAAAGGGTTTAAAACTAATAAAGGGCACATAACTGAATAACTGAAATCTGAAGTGTGATATGAACATTGTTGGGGTGGTGTGAAAGAAACAGACCTTGAGCGGGACAGAGAAATCCACATCTTTTGTCTCCTTGAGGCCCAATGGGATGAGTGGGATGCTGGATGTCTCcctttaaaaaggaaataaagaaaaagattgAGAAAAGTAAAGTCTATAGTTAATGCAACAAAGATGTTTTTCCTCATCAAACGTATTTGCCTGTCTATTCAGCCTTGATAGTTATGATAGTGTGTTGACCTTGAAGGACGGGCGAGACTCGGTTATAGTAACAAACCTCCAGACAGCAGAATGGgataaacagaaatgtgtaataaTCACGTGCACTCAAGAGGATAGACATGAACATAGGTTTGTCGATCTCCCTGTGGGTTTCTACATGTGCAGGCCTGgttttaaatattcaataaaattcCCACATTTAAAGTGTACCGCAAATCACTCTTAATAATATGATATCATCTTGACATCTGTCAAGCTCATGTGATGA of the Triplophysa dalaica isolate WHDGS20190420 chromosome 1, ASM1584641v1, whole genome shotgun sequence genome contains:
- the rhpn2 gene encoding rhophilin-2 isoform X1, with the protein product MTETLFPNNVKTDGPVESGYFKKGCNPFAQTGRSKLQHERAILNQQIIKQMRMRAGAENLLKATSNNKVREQVSLELSYVNSDLQILMEELEGLNSSVEVYQDVQETSSIPLIPLGLKETKDVDFSVPLKDFILEHYSEDGTNFQDQIDDLIDLRQACRTPSRNDAGVELLAKYLSQLSFLETRFFSPTRQLGIFFTWYDCFTGVPVCQQNISLEKASVVFNMAALYSQIGTRANRQTQAGLEEAITAFQKSAGVLHYLKETFTHTPSYDMSPAMLSMLIRKMLAQAQECLFELIILPGIRNEFFSLIKMAQEAAKVAETYSQVYQCMIQNPIKNNVPFFWSTMCQLKTSHYSALAHYFVSTALLDHQLAASDDEDKQEKALSQLHDAMPDGPSPLDILKNKDERRRIGKAHLQRAIMGNEEAIRTHALCRHLRKLDILNDILQASHKRSLAKFEQYEKEDEFTDYMIAPDIISKTEKKAEMEVPAATKVKVTDLFQLLGPLSVFSAKQRWTAPRTIRLRLQDRDLGFTLKGEPPVQIQSLDLLCPAAAEGLKEGDYLVAVGDTDCKWMGVSDVMKLLRDVDEEGINIRVVSMMDSSSQPMPTKSATYCGGLPKTYSMICLAHDEDNKNPKARKVAKKPSFLSWGLKNKLQSSSTLSLPSADYSGGQPRSRPCPTFPSSYNDSALY
- the rhpn2 gene encoding rhophilin-2 isoform X2, translated to MTETLFPNNVKTDGPVESGYFKKGCNPFAQTGRSKLQHERAILNQQIIKQMRMRAGAENLLKATSNNKVREQVSLELSYVNSDLQILMEELEGLNSSVEVYQDVQETSSIPLIPLGLKETKDVDFSVPLKDFILEHYSEDGTNFQDQIDDLIDLRQACRTPSRNDAGVELLAKYLSQLSFLETRFFSPTRQLGIFFTWYDCFTGVPVCQQNISLEKASVVFNMAALYSQIGTRANRQTQAGLEEAITAFQKSAGVLHYLKETFTHTPSYDMSPAMLSMLIRKMLAQAQECLFELIILPGIRNEFFSLIKMAQEAAKVAETYSQVYQCMIQNPIKNNVPFFWSTMCQLKTSHYSALAHYFVSTALLDHQLAASDDEDKQEKALSQLHDAMPDGPSPLDILKNKDERRRIGKAHLQRAIMGNEEAIRTHALCRHLRKLDILNDILQASHKRSLAKFEQYEKEDEFTDYMIAPDIISKTEKKAEMEVPAATKGPLSVFSAKQRWTAPRTIRLRLQDRDLGFTLKGEPPVQIQSLDLLCPAAAEGLKEGDYLVAVGDTDCKWMGVSDVMKLLRDVDEEGINIRVVSMMDSSSQPMPTKSATYCGGLPKTYSMICLAHDEDNKNPKARKVAKKPSFLSWGLKNKLQSSSTLSLPSADYSGGQPRSRPCPTFPSSYNDSALY